In a single window of the Cupriavidus sp. P-10 genome:
- a CDS encoding phosphatidylserine decarboxylase — protein sequence MNYPHPLIAREGWPFLAGAFVISLLVHASAGFWWALPLWIITVFVLQFFRDPPRPIPSAPNAVLAPADGRIVVVEKAMDPYANREALKISVFMNVFNVHSNRVSVDGAVEKVEYFPGKFVNADLDKASTENERNAVIIRRATDGQVVTLVQVAGLVARRILCYTKVGDKLSRGQRYGFIRFGSRVDVYLPLDARPRVTIGEKVSASSTILAELDVK from the coding sequence ATGAACTATCCTCATCCGCTGATCGCCCGTGAAGGCTGGCCGTTCCTGGCCGGCGCCTTTGTCATTTCACTGCTGGTGCACGCCAGCGCGGGCTTCTGGTGGGCGCTGCCGCTGTGGATCATCACGGTGTTCGTGCTGCAGTTCTTCCGCGATCCGCCGCGCCCGATCCCGTCGGCGCCCAACGCGGTGCTGGCACCGGCCGACGGCCGCATCGTCGTGGTCGAAAAGGCCATGGATCCGTACGCTAACCGCGAGGCGCTGAAGATCAGCGTCTTCATGAACGTCTTCAACGTGCACTCGAACCGCGTGTCGGTCGATGGCGCGGTTGAAAAGGTCGAATATTTCCCGGGCAAGTTCGTCAACGCCGACCTGGACAAGGCCTCGACCGAGAACGAGCGCAATGCCGTGATCATCCGCCGTGCAACCGACGGCCAGGTGGTCACGCTGGTGCAGGTGGCCGGCCTGGTGGCGCGACGTATCCTGTGCTACACCAAGGTGGGCGACAAGCTCTCGCGAGGCCAGCGCTACGGCTTTATCCGCTTTGGCTCCCGCGTCGATGTCTACCTGCCGCTCGACGCGCGTCCGCGCGTGACCATTGGCGAGAAGGTGTCGGCGTCGTCGACCATCCTCGCCGAACTCGACGTGAAGTGA
- the pssA gene encoding CDP-diacylglycerol--serine O-phosphatidyltransferase gives MVAFNRRNKRVSSGNVTHLRPFRHNQLRGAEDYDDDAADDHDIAYERQRPRRRGIYLLPNAFTTAALFAGFFAIVQAMNMRFDVAAIAIFAAMVLDGMDGRVARITNTQSAFGEQYDSLSDMTSFGVAPALVMYEWILHDLGKWGWIAAFVYCTCAALRLARFNANIGVVDKRFFQGLPSPAAAALVAGFVWLVIDNKLPVKELWMPWVAFGITLYAGLSMVSNAPFYSGKALDVRYRVPFGMMVLVLVLFVVVSTDPPVALFGLFVAYAISGYVLWGWRAIHGQPGGIRKVRESGNGGNGGND, from the coding sequence ATGGTTGCCTTCAATCGACGTAACAAGCGGGTCAGCAGCGGCAACGTGACGCATCTGCGCCCGTTCCGCCATAACCAGTTGCGCGGTGCCGAGGACTATGACGACGATGCCGCGGACGACCACGACATCGCCTACGAGCGCCAGCGGCCGCGCCGCCGCGGCATCTACCTGCTGCCCAACGCGTTCACCACCGCGGCGCTGTTCGCCGGCTTCTTCGCCATCGTGCAGGCGATGAACATGCGCTTCGACGTGGCCGCCATCGCGATCTTCGCGGCCATGGTGCTCGATGGCATGGACGGCCGCGTGGCGCGCATCACCAATACGCAGAGCGCGTTCGGCGAGCAGTATGACTCGCTGTCGGACATGACCTCGTTCGGCGTCGCGCCGGCGCTGGTGATGTACGAATGGATCCTGCATGACCTCGGCAAGTGGGGCTGGATCGCGGCCTTTGTCTACTGCACCTGCGCGGCGCTGCGGCTGGCACGCTTCAACGCCAATATCGGCGTGGTCGACAAGCGTTTCTTCCAGGGCCTGCCCAGCCCGGCCGCCGCAGCGCTGGTGGCGGGCTTTGTCTGGCTGGTGATCGACAACAAGCTGCCGGTCAAGGAGCTGTGGATGCCGTGGGTGGCGTTCGGCATCACGCTGTACGCGGGGCTGTCGATGGTGTCCAACGCGCCGTTCTACAGCGGCAAGGCGCTGGACGTGCGTTACCGCGTGCCGTTCGGCATGATGGTGCTGGTCCTGGTGCTGTTCGTGGTGGTGTCGACCGATCCGCCGGTGGCGCTGTTCGGGCTGTTCGTTGCCTACGCGATCTCGGGTTACGTGCTGTGGGGCTGGCGTGCCATCCATGGGCAGCCCGGCGGAATCCGCAAGGTGCGCGAAAGCGGCAATGGCGGAAACGGCGGCAACGATTGA